A part of Candidatus Lernaella stagnicola genomic DNA contains:
- a CDS encoding PH domain-containing protein, whose translation MGVKCDEFRMSFTACYRGLAVVLFTFLFVLLAARVIKEVVFYDVSDFDAAMLVLRLAAGTGFGLVVLLPFAYALVGRCRVTVTAEGIAGRSFFGRLRRIEWADLASVKSANFLTMKYAELHAKNGKSLVVPLFLEDMAAFCAAVDSVAPPESPLIPFLEERSAGRKIA comes from the coding sequence ATGGGCGTCAAGTGCGATGAGTTCCGTATGTCGTTTACCGCTTGCTACCGCGGTCTCGCGGTAGTCCTTTTCACTTTTCTTTTCGTCCTGCTGGCGGCTCGCGTTATCAAGGAAGTCGTGTTTTACGATGTTTCGGATTTCGATGCCGCCATGCTGGTCTTGCGGCTGGCTGCCGGTACGGGTTTCGGCCTTGTTGTCCTGCTGCCTTTCGCGTACGCCCTGGTAGGCCGCTGCCGGGTCACGGTAACAGCGGAGGGAATCGCCGGGCGAAGCTTTTTCGGACGCCTGCGCCGGATCGAGTGGGCGGACCTCGCGTCGGTGAAGTCGGCGAATTTTCTCACCATGAAATATGCGGAACTTCACGCCAAGAACGGCAAAAGCCTAGTGGTACCGCTGTTTCTGGAGGACATGGCCGCGTTTTGCGCGGCGGTTGACAGCGTGGCCCCGCCCGAGAGCCCGCTGATCCCCTTCTTGGAAGAGCGTTCAGCCGGCCGGAAAATCGCCTAG
- a CDS encoding aldo/keto reductase, with amino-acid sequence MKTNRIGDTDLVVSEIALGTTGIGGHNLFVNIDEVDSATTVRRAWESGVSFFDTADYYGLGRAETLLGKILPREAVIASKGGLRWNQEGKFAGRDISPAHLRNAVTASLRRLGRDVIDLYYLHAPDGKTDIADAFGELVKMRDEGKIRYLGVSNVTLEELEDVMEVGSVAAVQSQFSLFDRRPARSGMLAYCQAHGIAFIPYGVLAFGILGGKYRRDFRLAEHDWRNNQAIFDRRNYPYVIAAAHRLRDKAARMGVPLTHVAIRWVLQQPAVPTALVGAKHPEQIEDNAMVTDFSLSSQEMEDIEQIVGDLRIF; translated from the coding sequence ATGAAGACCAACCGAATCGGCGACACCGATCTTGTAGTTTCCGAGATCGCGCTGGGGACGACAGGAATCGGCGGACACAACCTGTTCGTGAATATCGACGAAGTGGACTCGGCGACGACCGTGCGCCGGGCATGGGAATCGGGCGTTAGTTTTTTCGATACGGCTGATTATTACGGGCTGGGTCGGGCGGAGACGCTGCTGGGCAAGATTTTGCCGCGGGAAGCCGTGATCGCCTCGAAAGGCGGGCTGCGGTGGAACCAGGAAGGCAAATTCGCCGGCCGGGACATCAGCCCGGCGCATCTGCGCAACGCGGTGACGGCGAGCCTACGACGATTGGGTCGGGACGTGATCGACCTGTATTATCTGCATGCGCCGGACGGCAAGACCGATATTGCCGACGCCTTCGGCGAACTGGTGAAGATGCGCGATGAGGGCAAGATACGCTATTTGGGTGTCTCCAACGTTACGTTGGAGGAGTTGGAGGACGTCATGGAAGTCGGGTCGGTCGCCGCGGTGCAGAGTCAGTTCAGCCTGTTTGATCGCCGGCCCGCGCGCAGCGGCATGCTGGCGTACTGTCAGGCGCACGGCATCGCGTTTATTCCTTATGGAGTGCTGGCTTTCGGCATTCTGGGAGGAAAATACCGGCGCGATTTTCGCTTGGCGGAACACGATTGGCGCAACAATCAGGCGATTTTCGACCGACGAAACTACCCCTACGTGATCGCCGCCGCGCATCGGTTGCGGGATAAGGCGGCGCGCATGGGCGTGCCCCTGACCCACGTTGCGATCCGCTGGGTGCTGCAACAGCCGGCGGTGCCCACGGCGCTGGTCGGCGCGAAGCACCCGGAGCAAATCGAAGACAACGCGATGGTAACGGACTTTTCGCTTTCCTCTCAGGAAATGGAAGACATCGAACAAATTGTGGGCGACCTACGGATTTTTTAG
- a CDS encoding GDSL-type esterase/lipase family protein, which translates to MPPKRSKPRWTRRRVLFLLLAYAIVFLAAEATVRIINPMTARPAYYGYPEGLIIPDETIGHRYHPGFRGRFMSPRYRDVEININAAGFRDTEWNPTPSPDVPRAIVLGDSITFGSPLPIDQRFDNVAETTLAQQDSPLDMCNCGVNGFAVAQYDLLLREVGPQLAPEIVVVGLCLNDAEPLSPADDARIQAAKEAEKRGTLQRAKERLKTYRLDFDKSYFVNLIIRGAQEWAWKIPGAAPRMADRYAQKTRRQLEKIYADGTGLPRLRKHLTAMRRFTEEKLGARFLVVVFPYRHMLHETRPWIIDEVTKLLADEGITHLNLAETFRVYRNHPELYAHRDDCHPAALGHRLAGEKLAALAASWLRGKSALVP; encoded by the coding sequence ATGCCTCCTAAGCGATCGAAACCGCGGTGGACGCGGCGCCGCGTCCTCTTTTTGCTGCTCGCCTACGCCATCGTGTTCCTGGCGGCCGAGGCGACCGTGCGCATCATCAATCCCATGACCGCCCGCCCGGCTTACTACGGATACCCCGAGGGCCTGATCATACCCGACGAAACCATCGGCCACCGCTACCACCCCGGCTTTCGCGGGCGCTTCATGTCGCCTCGTTACCGCGACGTCGAAATCAACATCAATGCCGCCGGCTTCCGCGATACCGAGTGGAACCCGACACCGTCCCCCGACGTGCCGCGGGCGATCGTCCTGGGCGATTCGATCACCTTCGGCAGCCCCTTGCCGATAGACCAACGCTTCGACAACGTCGCCGAGACCACCCTCGCCCAACAAGATTCGCCGCTCGATATGTGCAACTGCGGCGTCAACGGTTTCGCCGTCGCGCAATACGACCTACTCCTGCGTGAGGTGGGTCCGCAACTCGCGCCCGAGATCGTCGTGGTCGGCCTGTGTCTCAACGACGCCGAGCCGCTCAGCCCGGCTGACGACGCCCGCATACAGGCCGCCAAGGAAGCCGAGAAACGTGGCACGCTCCAACGCGCCAAGGAACGCCTGAAGACATACCGCCTCGATTTCGACAAAAGCTATTTCGTCAATCTGATCATCCGCGGCGCCCAGGAATGGGCATGGAAAATCCCCGGCGCCGCCCCGCGCATGGCCGATCGTTACGCCCAAAAAACCCGCCGCCAGTTGGAGAAGATCTACGCCGACGGCACCGGCCTGCCGCGCCTCCGAAAACACTTGACCGCCATGCGCCGCTTCACCGAAGAGAAACTCGGCGCGCGCTTCCTCGTCGTCGTCTTTCCCTACCGGCACATGCTGCACGAAACGAGGCCCTGGATCATCGACGAGGTGACCAAGCTGCTGGCCGACGAGGGCATCACCCACCTCAACCTCGCGGAGACTTTCCGTGTGTATCGCAACCATCCCGAACTCTACGCGCACCGGGACGACTGCCATCCGGCCGCGCTCGGCCACCGTTTGGCGGGCGAGAAACTGGCCGCGTTGGCGGCGTCATGGCTGAGGGGAAAAAGTGCGCTGGTTCCCTAG
- a CDS encoding zinc ribbon domain-containing protein → MPIYEYEHEGEACEKGARFEVMHKAGESPLTKCPQCGGLVRRLVSRPNIASPTSDRELRDQGFTKLVKRDDGLYENVTARDGDPKIVDKRDMSPEPEAKKKPKVWDLDD, encoded by the coding sequence ATGCCGATTTATGAGTACGAACACGAAGGCGAGGCCTGCGAAAAAGGCGCGCGCTTCGAGGTGATGCACAAGGCGGGCGAGTCGCCGCTCACGAAGTGCCCGCAATGCGGCGGCTTGGTGCGGCGTCTTGTGTCCCGGCCGAATATCGCTTCGCCGACCTCCGACCGCGAATTACGGGATCAAGGTTTCACGAAACTGGTCAAGCGCGACGACGGTTTGTATGAGAACGTCACGGCGCGTGACGGCGATCCAAAAATCGTCGACAAGCGCGACATGTCGCCTGAGCCCGAGGCAAAGAAAAAGCCCAAGGTCTGGGATCTGGACGATTGA
- a CDS encoding RNA polymerase factor sigma-32 yields MSGNGAPVEAKIVDEKSSSKTAAGKAKKRSTGSTKDASLVYAGALQRYLAELRQYPLLTRDEELEHAVNYYENADPKAAYNLVTGNLRLVVKIAMEYQRAFIQVMDLIQEGNIGLMQAVKKFNPYKGVKLSSYAAWWIKAYILRYILNNWRMVKIGTTQAQRKLFFNLQKEKERLEAQGYTPTPQLIAERLDVPAETVVEMEQRLGRPDLSIDAPAGEDGKGTVGDLIPGGYTRQDEVLGNHQEIQRFREALAEFEIDISDKDAFILHHRLLAEEPLTLQEIGDHLGVTRERVRQLEARLLQKMRVFLEERGLRPV; encoded by the coding sequence ATGAGTGGAAACGGCGCACCTGTAGAAGCGAAAATTGTCGACGAGAAATCGAGCAGCAAAACCGCTGCCGGCAAAGCAAAAAAGCGTTCCACGGGCAGCACGAAAGACGCAAGTCTCGTCTATGCCGGCGCGTTGCAGCGCTATCTCGCCGAACTTCGACAATATCCCTTGTTGACGCGCGATGAGGAATTGGAGCACGCCGTCAATTATTACGAAAACGCCGACCCGAAAGCGGCTTACAACCTCGTGACCGGCAATCTGCGCCTCGTGGTCAAGATCGCCATGGAGTATCAGCGAGCCTTCATCCAAGTGATGGACCTGATCCAGGAAGGCAACATCGGCTTGATGCAAGCCGTCAAAAAATTCAACCCTTACAAGGGTGTCAAGCTTTCCAGCTACGCCGCGTGGTGGATCAAGGCGTACATCCTGCGCTATATACTCAACAATTGGCGCATGGTGAAGATCGGCACGACACAGGCTCAGCGAAAACTCTTTTTCAACCTCCAAAAAGAGAAGGAACGGCTGGAAGCTCAAGGCTATACGCCGACGCCGCAGCTCATCGCCGAGCGTCTCGACGTGCCCGCCGAAACCGTCGTCGAAATGGAACAACGACTCGGCCGACCCGATCTATCCATCGACGCACCGGCCGGTGAAGACGGCAAGGGCACGGTCGGCGATCTTATCCCCGGCGGCTACACCCGGCAGGATGAAGTACTGGGTAACCACCAGGAAATCCAACGTTTCCGCGAAGCTTTGGCCGAGTTCGAAATCGATATCTCGGACAAGGACGCTTTCATTCTGCACCACCGGCTTCTGGCCGAGGAACCGCTGACCCTGCAGGAAATCGGCGACCACCTGGGTGTCACGCGGGAGCGCGTACGCCAACTCGAAGCGCGCTTGTTGCAGAAAATGAGGGTTTTTCTGGAAGAACGCGGGCTGCGGCCGGTCTGA
- a CDS encoding C1 family peptidase — protein sequence MKRFIVLFALCLVLTWAVTATADPSAPGASQERLEASGLSWASGKTPLSKLSVEQKKAMLGWRPNPTINDLPRFKSKLSMADVPHHLDWREYGGDFITPIRDQSDCGSCYAFSGVGAIEAAWAIKMGLNDPQLNLSEQYIVSCQSIFGCDGGWMTDVLVAARDAGIPDEDCFTYGARDYECNRKCEDWARRTLMLEDFEVVLNEEADTPEEYEAIVMALQEGPVTVGFDVYENFFEYEHGVYGYTSGMLLGGHGVVIIGYDIDAQYWICKNSWGSSFGESGMFRIEWGISGFGREVMLPITPPCTQNDLYLHPVDPGVDFIRYEQGPLPVALRVTDDCGRGAQYAEVTARYNGQSFMLFDDGAHNDGIAGDGIFWGAVPAAMVTLGPVEIAIEATSPGMTGASMTVYGEVKKPAEVLLIADEGEEDGYLFYGRMLDDIGVDYDLWRVVDQKRFPRDLLAQAHAVIWFTGPALGTFFDAEEVALAAFLDRGGKLMMVGQDLMQNLHDRYYRFARDYLKVKTYFNDTGSKAAGGVPGEPLTEGIACPLTYPFTDYSDTIKVMEGATPIWRNEDLRNMGLRFPMHDAADEPYRFAFAAFPLQAMPMFEAKKFTARVMDWFFGDVCLDTDGDGFGYGGSCTDPYQDCENDDAEVFPGAEEICDDGKDNDCNGLVDLDDPACEDFLDDDTTGDDDTTGDDDTAPVDDDDDDDNDDDQVAGDDDDDGDDSGCGL from the coding sequence ATGAAACGTTTTATTGTTTTGTTTGCTTTATGTTTGGTTCTGACCTGGGCCGTGACCGCCACGGCCGATCCCTCGGCGCCCGGCGCGTCGCAAGAACGACTGGAAGCGAGCGGCCTGTCGTGGGCAAGCGGCAAGACGCCGCTTTCGAAACTTTCGGTCGAACAAAAGAAAGCGATGCTTGGTTGGCGGCCGAATCCGACGATTAACGACCTGCCGCGTTTCAAGTCGAAGCTCTCGATGGCGGACGTGCCGCATCACTTGGATTGGCGGGAATACGGCGGCGACTTCATCACGCCGATCCGGGATCAGAGCGACTGCGGATCGTGCTACGCATTTTCGGGCGTCGGCGCGATCGAAGCGGCTTGGGCAATCAAGATGGGTCTTAACGACCCGCAATTGAATTTATCCGAACAGTACATCGTCAGTTGCCAAAGTATCTTTGGTTGCGACGGCGGCTGGATGACCGACGTGTTGGTCGCGGCACGCGACGCGGGTATTCCCGACGAGGATTGCTTCACGTACGGCGCGCGTGATTATGAGTGCAACCGTAAATGCGAAGACTGGGCGCGGCGCACGTTGATGCTGGAAGACTTCGAAGTGGTGCTCAACGAAGAAGCCGACACGCCGGAAGAATACGAGGCCATCGTCATGGCTCTGCAAGAGGGGCCGGTCACGGTGGGCTTTGATGTGTACGAAAACTTTTTCGAGTACGAACACGGCGTCTACGGCTACACGTCGGGGATGCTCCTGGGTGGTCACGGCGTGGTGATCATCGGTTACGACATCGATGCGCAGTACTGGATCTGCAAAAACTCGTGGGGTTCGAGCTTTGGCGAAAGCGGCATGTTCCGCATCGAGTGGGGCATCTCGGGATTCGGCCGCGAGGTGATGCTGCCCATCACGCCGCCGTGCACCCAAAATGATTTGTACCTGCATCCGGTGGATCCCGGCGTCGATTTCATTCGCTACGAGCAAGGCCCGCTGCCGGTGGCGCTGCGCGTAACCGACGACTGCGGCCGCGGCGCCCAATACGCCGAAGTGACCGCGCGCTACAACGGACAATCCTTCATGCTGTTCGACGACGGCGCGCACAATGACGGCATCGCCGGCGACGGTATTTTCTGGGGCGCGGTGCCCGCGGCGATGGTAACGCTCGGTCCGGTGGAGATCGCCATCGAAGCCACGTCTCCGGGCATGACCGGCGCGAGCATGACCGTCTACGGCGAAGTGAAGAAGCCGGCCGAAGTGTTGTTGATCGCCGATGAAGGCGAAGAAGACGGCTACCTGTTCTACGGGCGGATGCTCGACGACATCGGCGTTGATTACGACCTGTGGAGGGTGGTCGACCAGAAGCGGTTCCCGCGCGATTTGTTGGCGCAGGCACACGCGGTGATCTGGTTCACGGGCCCGGCGTTGGGCACGTTCTTCGATGCGGAGGAGGTGGCTCTGGCGGCGTTCCTGGATCGGGGCGGCAAGCTGATGATGGTTGGGCAGGATCTAATGCAGAACCTGCACGATCGCTATTACCGCTTTGCGCGCGATTACCTGAAAGTGAAAACGTACTTCAACGATACCGGTTCAAAAGCGGCCGGCGGTGTGCCGGGCGAGCCCTTGACCGAAGGCATTGCCTGTCCGCTTACCTACCCCTTCACCGATTATTCGGACACGATCAAAGTGATGGAAGGCGCGACGCCGATCTGGCGTAACGAGGATTTGCGCAACATGGGCCTGCGCTTCCCGATGCACGACGCGGCGGACGAGCCGTATCGTTTTGCGTTCGCCGCCTTCCCGCTGCAGGCGATGCCGATGTTTGAAGCGAAGAAATTCACGGCGCGGGTGATGGATTGGTTCTTCGGCGATGTGTGCCTGGACACCGACGGCGACGGCTTCGGTTACGGCGGCTCGTGCACGGATCCCTATCAGGATTGCGAAAACGACGACGCGGAAGTCTTCCCGGGCGCCGAGGAGATCTGCGACGACGGCAAAGATAACGACTGCAACGGCCTGGTTGATCTGGACGATCCGGCCTGCGAGGACTTCCTCGACGACGACACCACCGGCGACGACGATACCACCGGCGACGACGATACCGCGCCGGTTGACGATGATGATGACGACGACAATGACGACGACCAGGTGGCAGGTGATGACGACGACGATGGCGACGACAGCGGTTGCGGCCTATAA
- a CDS encoding 1-acyl-sn-glycerol-3-phosphate acyltransferase, giving the protein MLFKRKRKSGDRATKPSEPRHLRRFLQGSFHHYSTIFFGRFSLFFDRLFQFLFGKATISAADREEIRQAARLGTVVFVLRSPSRLEYLRMAYILRRDGLPYPQFAHYISLYLWQPWLTALRRVVGTVVSILERQGYPNPYRNGYVETLVTGHIPTLLPLHQFRGVPRRFAPGKERLDPLLEISRISREKGVPIVVVPLVLIYGRAPDRDIKSVVDMIVGPSDNPGSLRRIWLGLRHRRATFIKVARPQTLEDLEEDVAMKVPSLFVGQPEADRAYHIRQYLLDRIETERRVVLGPARKSRDEMIEAVLHEPDFVAKLMRYCKENDEPFIETRRRARRYLEEMAADLRPGVVRSVVFILDRILGRVYPRVEVDMRGLEKVRRITREMPVVFVPSHKSHIDYIILNYIFYKNHMSLPLTVTGVNLNFWPISSLFRGAGALYMRRSFRGKRIYTLCFVKYLAAVLREDLSLTFFVEGGRSRIGKLLPPKTGFIQYLLEAAAEVVDKPLAVVPVSIGYERIFEERFYTDEAAGRPQEGENLQTMLRHRRLLTKSRGRVWIDFAEPITMWDWAGKTRGDAPLGESEEIRRTAKSVAHRVVHDINRLQPVTEYAIVAEALLAGARRGIPADAVKRRYDLISEHLREEGAPLPTKHVGVETILTAMVAEKVLGVEEDEESEEPPFYLLEEDRRLALSIYANTVVPHHHWISLVAATLLSENDPLPTGRLFERFCFLVSLLRREFVFGATPERTKAENDADFDRTLGVFEARGWVGKHSGGYLLTGEGRFAAETFAAVVSGYVESYDLAARSLLKRKSEVDTDKDLIKFVLKKGHRLLSMGELQHPEAVHKIIVETALRHYSDLGLLRSEYQVGEKTKAGTRTYQVADFVRLREMEDTMRMFMGRRS; this is encoded by the coding sequence ATGCTTTTCAAGCGGAAACGAAAGTCCGGCGATCGCGCCACAAAACCCAGTGAGCCTCGCCACTTACGGCGTTTTTTACAGGGTTCGTTTCACCACTACAGCACCATCTTTTTCGGGCGTTTCAGCCTGTTTTTTGACCGTTTGTTTCAATTTCTTTTCGGCAAAGCGACGATCTCCGCCGCCGACCGCGAGGAAATTAGGCAAGCGGCGAGACTGGGCACGGTGGTATTCGTGCTACGCAGTCCCAGTCGGCTGGAGTACCTGCGCATGGCGTACATCCTTCGCCGCGACGGTCTGCCCTACCCGCAATTTGCGCACTACATCTCACTTTATTTATGGCAGCCGTGGCTGACGGCCTTGCGGCGCGTGGTGGGCACGGTGGTCAGTATCCTTGAGCGCCAGGGTTACCCGAACCCTTACCGCAACGGGTATGTCGAGACCTTGGTGACCGGCCACATCCCCACGCTGCTGCCCTTGCACCAGTTTCGGGGCGTGCCGCGCCGGTTTGCCCCGGGCAAGGAACGGCTCGATCCATTGCTGGAGATATCGCGCATCAGCCGAGAGAAAGGGGTGCCGATCGTCGTCGTGCCGTTGGTGTTGATTTACGGTCGCGCGCCGGATCGGGACATCAAATCGGTGGTCGACATGATCGTGGGCCCGTCGGACAACCCCGGGAGCCTGCGTCGTATTTGGCTGGGTTTGCGACACCGGCGGGCGACGTTCATCAAGGTGGCGCGGCCGCAGACTCTCGAGGATTTGGAAGAAGATGTAGCGATGAAGGTGCCTTCCCTGTTTGTCGGTCAACCGGAGGCCGACCGCGCGTATCACATACGGCAATACCTGCTCGACCGCATCGAGACCGAGCGCCGGGTTGTGCTGGGGCCGGCACGCAAGAGTCGGGACGAGATGATCGAAGCGGTGCTGCACGAACCGGATTTCGTCGCCAAATTGATGCGCTACTGCAAAGAGAACGACGAGCCCTTCATCGAAACGCGCCGTCGAGCACGGCGGTATTTGGAGGAAATGGCCGCCGACCTGAGGCCGGGCGTCGTGCGGTCTGTCGTGTTCATTCTCGATCGCATACTGGGGCGCGTGTATCCGCGTGTCGAAGTGGACATGCGGGGCCTGGAAAAGGTGCGGCGCATCACGCGTGAAATGCCGGTGGTGTTCGTGCCGTCGCACAAGAGCCACATCGACTACATCATCTTGAACTACATTTTCTACAAGAACCATATGTCGCTGCCGTTGACGGTAACCGGAGTCAATCTGAATTTCTGGCCGATCAGTTCGCTGTTTCGTGGGGCTGGCGCGCTGTACATGCGCCGGTCGTTTCGCGGCAAGCGAATTTACACGCTGTGCTTCGTGAAATATCTCGCGGCGGTGTTGCGCGAGGATTTGAGCTTGACCTTCTTCGTCGAGGGCGGTCGCAGCCGTATCGGCAAGTTGCTCCCGCCCAAGACCGGCTTCATTCAGTACCTGCTGGAGGCCGCCGCGGAGGTAGTCGACAAACCACTGGCGGTCGTGCCCGTATCGATCGGTTACGAACGGATTTTCGAAGAACGCTTCTACACCGACGAAGCGGCCGGGCGGCCCCAGGAAGGTGAAAACCTGCAGACGATGTTACGGCACCGGCGGCTGCTGACCAAGTCGCGCGGTCGCGTGTGGATCGATTTCGCGGAGCCGATCACGATGTGGGATTGGGCCGGGAAAACCCGCGGTGACGCGCCGCTGGGGGAATCGGAGGAAATTCGGCGAACGGCCAAGTCGGTCGCCCATCGGGTTGTACACGACATCAACCGACTGCAGCCGGTCACGGAGTACGCGATCGTGGCCGAAGCGCTGCTGGCCGGGGCGCGGCGCGGCATTCCCGCCGACGCCGTGAAGCGCCGCTACGATTTGATTTCCGAGCACTTGCGCGAAGAAGGGGCGCCGTTACCGACCAAACACGTCGGCGTCGAGACGATTTTGACGGCGATGGTCGCCGAAAAAGTGCTGGGCGTGGAAGAGGACGAAGAAAGCGAAGAGCCGCCCTTCTACCTGCTCGAGGAAGACCGTCGTCTGGCGCTGTCCATTTACGCGAACACGGTCGTGCCGCATCACCACTGGATTAGCCTGGTGGCGGCCACCTTGTTATCGGAAAACGACCCGCTGCCTACCGGCCGCCTGTTTGAGCGCTTTTGCTTTTTGGTCAGCTTGTTGCGCCGCGAGTTCGTGTTCGGAGCGACCCCCGAACGCACCAAGGCGGAAAACGACGCCGACTTCGACCGCACCTTGGGCGTATTCGAGGCTCGCGGCTGGGTCGGCAAGCACTCCGGCGGATACCTGCTCACCGGTGAGGGGCGTTTTGCGGCCGAGACCTTCGCGGCGGTGGTCTCGGGTTACGTGGAGAGCTACGACTTGGCGGCGCGTTCGCTGCTCAAACGCAAGAGCGAAGTGGATACGGACAAGGATTTGATCAAGTTCGTATTAAAGAAAGGCCATCGCTTATTGAGCATGGGTGAGCTGCAACACCCGGAAGCGGTTCATAAAATCATCGTGGAAACCGCGCTGCGGCATTACTCGGATCTTGGCCTGCTGCGCTCGGAATACCAGGTCGGCGAAAAGACCAAGGCCGGCACTCGGACTTACCAAGTGGCCGATTTCGTCCGTTTGCGGGAAATGGAAGACACTATGCGGATGTTCATGGGTCGCCGCAGTTAA
- the nikR gene encoding nickel-responsive transcriptional regulator NikR, translating into MPKDPVSRIGVSLPPDLLERFDHYIEEKGYETRSKAIADLMREALLREEWGEAHAEVVGAVTLVYDHHTRGLSEKLTSIQHDHHDIVVATTHVHIDHARCLEITVLRGRVEDVREIGERMISSRGVLHGKIVFAATESR; encoded by the coding sequence ATGCCGAAAGACCCTGTTTCTCGTATCGGTGTGTCCTTACCGCCGGACCTGCTTGAGCGCTTCGATCACTATATCGAGGAAAAGGGTTACGAAACGCGCTCGAAAGCCATCGCGGATCTCATGCGCGAGGCGTTGCTGCGCGAGGAATGGGGAGAGGCCCATGCCGAAGTCGTCGGCGCGGTTACGCTGGTCTACGATCATCACACCCGCGGGCTTTCCGAAAAGCTGACGTCCATTCAGCACGATCATCACGACATCGTAGTGGCCACCACGCACGTACACATCGATCACGCCCGGTGTTTGGAGATTACCGTGTTGCGAGGTCGAGTGGAGGATGTCCGGGAGATCGGCGAGCGGATGATCAGCTCCCGGGGTGTGTTGCACGGCAAGATCGTTTTCGCCGCCACCGAGTCCCGCTAG